atatatatatatacatacatatatatatatatacatatttatatatatatatatatatatatatatatatatatatatatatatatatatatacatgtaaaaatatatatatatatatacatacatatatatatatatactatatatatatatatatatatatatatatatatatatatatatatatatatatatatatatatatatatatatatatatatatatatatatatatatatttacatatatatatgaagacctCAGTGGAAAAACCGGCGTtatcacatttaaaaagtattgagAAAGTATGTGTTGatcattaataaatatctttatttaaagcaaagaaaaaaaaaatttttgtataaaaaattacaaaatgttttgttttgaataaattttaaataaaataattaaaatataaatttttttaaattgcttagtctcatttgctttaataaagacttttattaatgatcaataaatagtttcttaatactttttaaatgtgaCAACGCCGGTTTTTCCACTGAggtcatcatatatatatatatatatatatatatatatatatatatatatatatatatatatatatatatatatatatatatatatatatatatatatatatatatatatatatatatatatatatatatatatatatatatatatatatatatatatatatatatatatatatatatatacatacataaatatatatatagtaagcCCGGAATACAAGTGTCGTATtcgacattttttaaaaaaatgacttatatATGTgaactatgtattttttgtggacttatttttaaaaaaattatccgatagctcaattaaaattttttccaatatatCTCAGTAGGTCATTTGTCGTAAATGAACTTTTCATACGAAACGCTCGAGTTACATTTGTTGTACTTAGCGTAGACCAATAGTAGCGTTCTATTTGCTCACGTGACTTTAGATTAATACGTATATTCATTCACttgtttacttttaaacatttgttttttgtaaataaaaagtaatgcattccatttgttttttaacattaaattgtttttttttctttgaattgaATGGAAATGTTcggtaaataaaaattattacccGTAATCAAAAGaactaaagtatttataaatatatcgtttttttgtaaagataagTAACAAATAtggaatattttataacaaatatggAGTATTTTATGGCTTGTGATGCTGATAACCCGATACCAATAGTATTGCAGCCTAACCACCAAATGGAAGAAGAAACTTCTAGATATGTAGTGGAAGACCCTACTAATTCATCTTTTTCTTCTACTATCATTTCTCCTAACaatgaaaagtaaatataatatacttGTGTACATAGATTTGATTACAATAAGTCTTGTGCTcgaatagttttaaaatcatattttttcgTTCAAAATAAGttcttgaaatttattttattatcattaacttttatttatttatttttacatcaactgtatttatgcattgtttttttataatattctaaattatagttttattaacattaatttttctacttttaataggCAGTTTAACAAATAGTTTCCAATACAATAGATTTAttgttactttaattatattttgcagAAAACTCACAACAAAAAGACAAAGAGAGATTGTAACAAGTGGAAaataaatgttagaaaaaagcAAAGGCAGTGTGGCAAGGCCTACATAGATAGAAATGGTCAAGAGAGACCAGAGAGAAAAGTAGGAGAAGCTTGTTCTTCAGTGTGtaaactaaaatgttttgaagtttttagtGCTAATGAGAGAGTTGAAATCCATTCTTATTTCTGGAACTTAAGTGACactaaaaaacttaacttttataCTCAAAATATAGAAAGGTGggattgtaaaagaaaaaagtaaaagtttaggAATTAGTAAACATAAGAAGTGtgtttataaatatcattttgaaaAGAACGATGTTAGAAGCAgagtttgtaaattattttttctaaaaacattagaTATCAGTGAAAGAAGAACttactataattttaataacgTGGTAAATAAAGTAAGTGGACTACCAAGGTCCCCGAAGAAAGGAAAAATGGGTTGTAGAAAAACTCCTAATCAAGTCTTGGATAAGATCAGAGAACATATAAATAGTTTTCCAACAGTTGATTCACACTATTGCAGAGAGAatactaacaaaaaatatttagagtcGTCATTAAGTACAATTAAAATGTACAGGTTGTTTATACAAACTTACCCAGAGTTCaatgtaaaaaaagatgtttattattcaacttttaataCAGAGTTTAATTTGGCATTTCATATACCAAAGAAAGATTTGTGTGATTTATgtcaaaagtataaaaacaaaaaagatgatCAAAAAATACTGCAGCATAGAGAGAGTAAGCTATTAACTAGACAAGAAAGAAAATGTGACCTAGCTAAAGTTGCAAATGGAGAATACAAAACCACAGCagttataacttttgatttagaAAAAGTATTTCCCCTTCCAATTGCTAATATTTCTGCATTctattacaaaagaaaattaaattgttataatttcacAGACCACTGTTCATTGAATAACAAAACTTATTGTTCACTTTGAGATGAATTTATGGCTGGTAGAGGTGCAAATGAACTTGCAAGTTgtctttataaactattaaagttaattattcAAGACTGCCCTAatatatcaattaataaaattattttgtggtCTGATTCATGTGTTCCCCAGAATAAGAACTCAATTGTGTCTAtggcaataaaaatttttcaaaatgaaagcAGAATACCACTCATTGAACAGAATTATAGTGAACCTGTTCATAGTTCAGTACAGAATATTGACACTGCGCATAGTGTGATTGAGAAAAAATTAAGACATTTTGAGATTTACAGTCCTCCTACCTTATTCAAGTTACTGTCATCTATTGAAAAAACTTCTGGAGTAGAGTTGAAAGTCATACAAATGTACAAAGATgacttcaaaaattttcaaacttgcTTCCAAGTCTTTATATTTCCATAAAGTGCCTTTTGCAAAGGTAAAACTAATGTGTCATGAAAAACATCTaccttttcatattaaattcaaaaaatcgtTCTCTAGTCAGTTAATTGAAGTAAGATTCGTAAAAGGTACCCCTCAGAGAAAGAATAAACAAATACTTAAAGTTCTGAAAGAATTTCCTCCATTAAAAAGTGATTCAACACGTTTTTTGTtctcagataaaaaaattaatgacctTAAGtcaatgataaaatattttgatggtGATGATCTTGAATTTTATAATACTCTTTTTAAGTCACAAAGTCTGAACAATTAAATATATcactttataaaatgttttaataaacgtatgtatttatttctttattataaaaaaaaggaacaataATGGAAATggctgttttttatatttaaggtttaagttatttatattatttttcacagacaaattaaaagatgcgtgataaattagttattttatttttaattatttgaaaataaataatattaataaaaattgcttaatgtaaaaaaaaaaaagtataagaagaTTAGTAATTTCTATATAAGAAGCTTGAAGattaaaaactgtatatttCTGAATATAATGCCGATAAATTGGTTACCGAGAAagaattaaaggaaaaaaatgcGAAGGACAgtggaaataaaattatactaaagtTTTAAGTCATTGTTAGTTACAACGTAAGAAAATTTAACCTTAATTCCCTTACTATCAAATTAATTGCATCTATGACAATTGTATTCCGACACAATGTTCTGATTTCTAAATACATTTGTTGTATTTGAAAAACAGTGCTCTTAGTTACgggaaaagtttttatttttttatttttttaacaatttaaacaacAACTTATATTGATTTTAGTCAACTTTGTTGAATTTCAACGTGTAACTGAATTTACATAAAGAGATTTTGTACTTTAAACTTTGAATGCAAATTTCTCAATTTAAACACAGTGTCGTATACAACACTTGTATTCCGGGctgacgatatatatatatatatataaatatatatatatatatatatatatatatatatatatatatatatatatatatatatatatatatatatatatatatatatatatatatatatatatatatatatatatatatatatatatatatatatatatatatatatatatatatatatatatatatatatatatatatatatatatatatatacagtgtcgTATACAACACTTGTATTCCGGGctgacgatatatatatatatatataaatatatatatatatatgtaaattatgttagtgtctATTTACCAAATAGAGtactaaatgtctttaaagaacagagcaataattaattagtaaaaaacacttatctaacttTTATCTTCGACTTTAAGTTTCACCATTGCTGGATCATCAGGAAGAGGAATTCTTCCTGATGATCCAGCAATGGTGAAACTTAAAGTCAAaagttagataagtgtttttttactaattaattatatatatatatatatatatatatatatatatatatatatatatatatatatatatatatatatatatatatatatatatatatatatatatatatatatatatatatatatatatatatatatatatatatatatatatatatatatatatacatatacatatatatacatatatatatatatatatatatatatatatatatatatatatatatatatatatatatatatatatatatatatatatatatatatatatatatatatcagtgccGGTTTTAGCACTACCAGCGCCCTGGGCGAGAATTCTACAGCGCGCCCCTAGCTCAATTTAACCCCATTCAAAAAAAAGGCAAAGGGTAAAATAACCAGATAGTTTCGCCCCTTTATATTTGGCGCCCTGGGCCATCGCCCAACCAGGCCCTACCCTAACgccgccactgtatatatatatatatatatatatatatatatatatatatatatatatatatatatatatatatatatatatatatatatatatatatatatatatatatatatacatacatatatatatacacacacacgtATATATCCGTATAtatctgaataattttaaatgtatttaaaattaagtgctcaatgtttttcaaattttctgaataattttaaatgtactaaaaataaagtgctcaatgttttttaaagaacatagcaataataagtttgtaaaaaatcatttatcgaacttatttcattttacactgtgtttcatcaattaagactcatcagaaaCTTTCATTAATTAACACTCGTCAGAATAGatattttgtaagttttataattttcaaaagaattttgaattatcggaataattataaaatttaaataaaattataaaattttgtaccGCTTAAACACCTTCATTTaacatatatatgcatttgatatttatatatgcatcaTACACttgatacaaaatattatatattatttgtaatctttaaatttatgtaaGTCTTAGTATTCATAATGTCTAAGTTTGCTGTTATACAATGGTCTCACAATGGATCTGTTGAATGGGATACATCTGTACTTATCAGGGATTTTCTTGTAAATAACAAAGAAGGTGATGTAAGATACACGAAACTTACTAATCGAGATGAAGGCCCCATTGAGAAGGGTAAAGTTATATGTGTGGTTGGTAAGcttcaaatttgaaaatattataagttttttttgatattttatatttaaagttattaattatttcaattgcGTATGCTTCcagcattttaaatatttcatataataaCATTGTTAGTAGTCTTTTTTGTTTGATGTATTACAAACATctgtttttaaagatatatttaacatttatgaaatagtaattatataattatatttagacaGTTTGGAAGAagctttattgaaaaaaagctcacttatcaagaaaaaaaaagataagaagtTGCTAAACATAACAAATGAAATTGAGGtttatatattatgaaatttacTTTGAACAAGATCAGTTCAAACTCTGGATaaaactttgttaattttttaggaGTCTGTTAGAGTTGAATATATAACAGTTCAGCAAATGGAGTTATTGTTGGTAAGTTTATTCTACTAAtagtttcatttataaaaatggcTTTAACTCTTCAAAAATGGAAACTTATCGAAACCATACAATTTTGGAAAAGTAGACATTAagcataaacaaaaattgattaacCTATCCtgtttattcataaaatataactttgtgttacatatttttacaatatctaGAACACTCATACTATGGCATTAAAAGAAGATTTTGCTAAGAAGCTAACAacctttgtataaaaaaatagaaagtaaGTAAACGGTCATTTGTATTCCAAATAAAATACTGACATAGCTGAGATCAATTTTGgcaaatctagttttttttaacaataataagaattttattataaaatgttttaaaagttttaaatggaaTTATAATAACTAAACATTTGTGATTTACTTCATTAGCTGTTTTATGATTATTACTAGGTTGTCCTAGTGTActtcatttttcttttagtcATTCACTGCTTGTGACCATTCAGTAGATTAAAATGCCCAACTGTTTTATATGACCTTCTGTTTAAAATACCCTCCGTTTTATAATGccctatattttaaattgtatttattttattttacttttaggGTTTGTTAGCAAAGCAGAAGGTGACTTAGGCGAAGAGTTGCCAAGAAAGAAGGCAAAAATGTTGATTTCCCAACCACCGACAACCCATTCAAAACCATTTCTATTATACTTACAACCAATAAATTCACAAATACCACCTCCTTTATCACAAACATTACCAGTAACTCCTCCTTTCTCAACCCAAACCCAATCCAAACAATTCCAATCTTTTTCAACTAATGACTCCATTAATGATAATCCTGATTCCTTTCTTTTTCTTAACAATCATAATTCGTTTTAGTGAAAATTCGTTCCATTCAATTGACTTCAATCAACTTCAATCAGAACGTTCAATCAACTCAAGTTCATTTCAAACGCCTTCTCTATCTTTTTCACTACCAGCACAACTAAATTCTGTTCCACAAATGCCACCCCCATTGTTGCATTCACAACCAACATCGCTAACAAATTCACACCTTCCACTACCAATGCATTCACAACTATCAGAACAAGTACCAGTACATTCATTAGTTTACCATACAACACAGCCAACTGATTATATATGCAGTGACAGAATCATGAAAACATGATTCCTAAAAGGGTCTTAACAGCACCCTTGGAAAAAAGCTGGTCAAACAGTTATTAGGctatttttatgaaagaaataaGTTGGTGAATGCTTCGCTATCTGGAAAAAAAGGCTCCTCAAAGTtttcagtttcaaaaaaagttggcCTTGATCCAGCTGTGTTGCATTTAATAACGGTAAAACAAATATCTCAGATTTAAATACTTATACTCTGGAATTCCAGAATCATTTCAATTCGAGAAACTCCTAATCTGCAATTTTTACAGAACTTACAATATCCAAGTttccaaatttttcaaaaaatgatgtCAGTGTTGCGCTCTGTGAAAAAAGTCAATGACGAGCGCAGAGCTTATTTTAAAGCaggtattatattttaatgctgGAGTTGCTTTTTCgtgtttaattataattttatatctttagttttcatcatttataaataacattttatgactACCAtgtcttaattttattttatagaaaaacgataaaaatgatccggattttttaattttttaatttcaacttgCTTGTGATTTTCGTATcatactttttactttaaatgttgcgtttgttattattgtcttagtaaattttttttagtattaattattttgattaccttATAATCTCTAATAGTAACTAACTTTTATTATCACAAGTTTTGCTAAGTTTATGCTGTAGTTtcaacaatcaaatttttttattttaaagaaatgattaatttttaaagataaatatgtttttgtttttataatttatccttggtttttaaagatatatttgtttttagctGTTATACTGTTTTATGTTTGCTTACTATTctactgtttattttatatattattatatgtttttatataattattatatatgcCCTTTAtatattgtatcatttttttttagcccCGAAGACCCAAACGGAAAAGAATGCGTCAAGCGCTATATAACTTacgattttattaattttttgttttgttttgataactTATCTGTAGAGAACCAACAGACCGCATTTATGATTTTCTCGCCtcaaaatatactaaaatatcctaataaataaaattcaaaaaagtttagataagttatcaggaaaagtaaacaaattgcatttattcgaaaacaaaaaatgtacaGCCTTTTGGTTCTCGACTTATGaaattcattcaattttttgtcaaacaagCTCGGATAAGTTTATGCAAAATAACTTcgctttatttaattttttggtagattATGTTTTACGATTTAAATctctatcaaaacaaaaaaaataaaagtacaattaagattttttgtttagtttgtttttatggttaaaatagaaaaaaacttgatttaagctaaaaaaatgtaaaccatTTAAATGCATCAAATAAGCTTTATATTAAATCGATCGAGATAATTATCTCGATGGATTTGGAATAAAGAAACTTGCGTAGTGTATAGTAAAGTGTATAGTAAAGAAACTCGTTCTTAACAAAATCTGAGCCaaggtcaataaaaaaaaaacatttacgtTAATATTAgtgaatttactttttattttattgttaaaatttatgaaagtttGTATTCATAATaagttagtttattatttaagcattgtatttctattttaaatatcgatatttttaaataaatgttatattaaacatttttatttttctatgcTTAATTTGTCTTATTTCGCGCTTAtcgg
This genomic interval from Hydra vulgaris chromosome 01, alternate assembly HydraT2T_AEP contains the following:
- the LOC136075101 gene encoding uncharacterized protein LOC136075101, with translation MSKFAVIQWSHNGSVEWDTSVLIRDFLVNNKEGDVRYTKLTNRDEGPIEKGKVICVVDSLEEALLKKSSLIKKKKDKKLLNITNEIEESVRVEYITVQQMELLLVSLFY